In a genomic window of Poecilia reticulata strain Guanapo linkage group LG22, Guppy_female_1.0+MT, whole genome shotgun sequence:
- the foxi2 gene encoding forkhead box protein I2, whose product MNSIDPQSHHQHQHHTSPTVGSLPHKSAQESPDMAAAVYCDNFSSVYHQQSLQGAQRPAGYGLGDYASSPNPYLWLNGPGVNSSASYLHGNNPTPFIPPSYGSQRQFLANSPGFGGPDLGWLSIASQEELLKLVRPPYSYSALIAMAIQNAHEKKLTLSQIYQYVADNFPFYKKSKAGWQNSIRHNLSLNDCFKKVPRDEDDPGKGNYWTLDPNCEKMFDNGNFRRKRKRRSDPSLSGGAAAAAATKLEDGRPTAAGPMKASDSPQLLGPSSPEMEAMNENHKSSSSSPAGLAAAAAPCFNNFYSNMSALGSGAPGRQGSLGLVNELSNRNITALSPYHPGGGSGGGQEAGPPDHGEGLHFNRGVYYNTFGGGQSGQFNAHFYNSFSVNSLIFPRDGTEI is encoded by the exons ATGAACTCCATCGACCCTCAGTCCCATCACCAGCACCAGCACCACACCTCCCCTACCGTCGGCTCTCTTCCACATAAAAGCGCCCAGGAGTCCCCGGACATGGCAGCTGCGGTCTACTGCGACAACTTCAGCAGCGTGTACCACCAGCAGAGCCTCCAGGGCGCTCAGAGACCCGCCGGCTACGGCCTCGGGGACTACGCCTCCTCCCCGAACCCGTACCTGTGGCTCAATGGGCCGGGCGTGAACTCCTCCGCGTCCTACCTGCACGGCAACAACCCGACGCCGTTCATCCCGCCCTCCTACGGCTCGCAGCGGCAGTTCCTCGCCAACTCACCTGGGTTCGGAGGGCCCGACCTGGGTTGGCTGTCCATCGCCAGCCAGGAGGAGTTGCTGAAGCTGGTCCGGCCGCCATACTCCTACTCCGCTCTCATCGCTATGGCTATCCAGAACGCGCACGAAAAGAAGCTGACCCTGAGTCAGATTTACCAGTACGTGGCTGACAATTTCCCTTTTTATAAGAAGAGCAAAGCCGGCTGGCAGAACTCCATCCGGCACAATCTGTCTCTGAACGACTGCTTCAAAAAAGTCCCGAGGGACGAGGATGACCCAG GAAAAGGAAACTACTGGACGTTGGACCCCAACTGCGAAAAGATGTTTGACAACGGAAACTTCCGGCGGAAAAGGAAACGACGGTCAGACCCGAGCCTTTCGGGGGGAGCTGCTGCGGCCGCAGCCACAAAGCTGGAGGACGGCCGGCCGACGGCGGCGGGCCCCATGAAGGCCTCGGACAGCCCCCAGCTCCTGGGGCCTTCCTCCCCGGAGATGGAAGCCATGAACGAAAACCACAAGAGCTCGTCGTCGTCGCCAGCGGGGctggccgccgccgccgctccgTGTTTCAATAACTTTTACAGCAACATGTCGGCGCTCGGCTCGGGGGCCCCCGGCCGACAGGGGTCCCTCGGACTGGTGAACGAGCTGTCAAACAGGAACATAACGGCTCTGAGCCCATACCACCCTGGCGGCGGCAGTGGCGGCGGGCAGGAGGCGGGGCCTCCCGACCACGGCGAGGGCTTGCATTTTAACCGGGGAGTGTACTACAACACGTTCGGCGGAGGGCAGAGCGGACAGTTCAACGCTCACTTCTACAACAGCTTCAGTGTGAACAGCTTGATCTTTCCCAGGGACGGGACTGAGATCTAG